A single genomic interval of Lepidochelys kempii isolate rLepKem1 chromosome 13, rLepKem1.hap2, whole genome shotgun sequence harbors:
- the ABHD16B gene encoding ABHD16B, giving the protein MCIICFTKALGHVFKTYLMANYNFEFRSWPVDFRWDEAGDKDSSPGHRAASQTTARKGLLRSALHGGPRTTQCNYLRKMKQLPGQLVCYMVAHSLGRWLLYPGSLYLMQKALLPLLVKGQARLLEEFHGKRAKLVARDGNEIDTMFVDRRKSSGMEEEQRGKQLVICCEGNVGFYEVGCLSTPLEAGYSALGWNHPGYAGSTGLPFPQNDANAVDVVIQYAICRLGFRVQDIILYGWSLGGYTATWAAKTYPELGALVLDATFDDLLPLALKVMPKSWTKLVVRTVRQHFNLNVAEQLCRYPGPVLLIRRTEDEVTTTRISAADQLADIRSNRGNELLLQLLKSRYPEVMSWEGEAAVRHWLRASNPRQEEAVCRRFEVDDDWCVSKLQGYKSCLGGEDSFPWRVGRDVTPRRRQQLALFLARKHMKNVEATHWSLLLPNEFQMPWKL; this is encoded by the coding sequence ATGTGCATTATATGCTTCACTAAAGCTCTTGGCCACGTGTTTAAAACATATTTGATGGCCAATTACAACTTTGAGTTCAGGAGCTGGCCCGTGGACTTCCGATGGGATGAGGCAGGCGACAAGGATAGCAGCCCCGGCCACCGGGCTGCATCCCAGACCACAGCCAGAAAGGGtctgctgagatcagctctgcacgGAGGGCCTAGGACCACCCAGTGTAACTACCTCCGCAAGATGAAGCAGTTGCCTGGCCAGCTGGTCTGTTATATGGTGGCTCACTCCTTAGGCCGGTGGCTGCTTTACCCAGGCTCCCTGTACCTCATGCAGAAAGCCCTGCTGCCTTTACTGGTGAAGGGGCAGGCTCGCCTGTTGGAGGAGTTTCACGGGAAGCGGGCCAAGCTGGTGGCTCGTGATGGGAACGAGATCGACACCATGTTTGTGGACAGGAGAAAGAGctcagggatggaggaggagcagCGAGGGAAGCAGCTGGTGATCTGCTGCGAGGGGAATGTTGGTTTCTATGAAGTGGGGTGTCTCTCCACCCCACTGGAGGCTGGCTACTCGGCCCTGGGGTGGAACCACCCCGGCTATGCTGGGAGCACGGGCCTGCCCTTCCCACAGAATGATGCCAACGCTGTGGACGTGGTGATCCAGTATGCCATCTGCCGCTTGGGTTTTCGGGTGCAAGACATCATCCTCTATGGCTGGTCCCTGGGGGGCTACACAGCCACCTGGGCTGCCAAGACCTACCCGGAGCTGGGGGCCTTGGTGCTGGACGCCACCTTCGACGACCTGCTCCCCCTGGCCCTGAAGGTCATGCCCAAGAGCTGGACCAAGCTGGTGGTCCGGACGGTACGGCAGCACTTCAACCTCAACGTGGCTGAGCAGCTCTGCCGCTACCCGGGGCCGGTGCTGCTGATCCGGAGGACTGAGGATGAGGTCACCACCACCCGCATCAGTGCCGCAGACCAGCTCGCTGACATCAGGTCCAACAGAGGCAATgagctgctcctgcagctgctgaagTCCCGCTACCCCGAGGTCATGTCCTGGGAAGGGGAGGCGGCCGTCCGCCACTGGCTGCGAGCCTCCAACCCCAGGCAGGAAGAGGCCGTCTGCAGGCGCTTTGAGGTGGATGATGACTGGTGTGTCAGCAAGTTGCAAGGCTACAAATCCTGTCTCGGAGGTGAAGACAGCTTCCCCTGGAGGGTCGGGAGGGATGTGACCCCTAGGAGAAGGCAGCAGCTGGCCTTGTTTCTGGCCAGGAAGCACATGAAGAATGTGGAGGCCACACACTGGTCTCTCTTACTGCCCAATGAATTCCAGATGCCCTGGAAGCTGTAG